AGCTGTGTGAGGCGCTGGGCGTGAAATCGGTGGTGGGCGTCGATCCTTACAACTACGAAGCCTGCCTCAAGACGGTTCAGGACGAAATGGCCAAAGCGGAGCCCTCGGTAATCATTACCAACCGTCCCTGTGTCCTGATGCCGAAACGGATCATGAATGAGCCTTATGTCGTCGATCTCGATACCTGCAACGGTTGTTCGGCCTGTTTCCGGATCTCCTGCCCGGCTATCGCGGCGGCCGAGGAGACCAATGAGCACGGCAATCCCAAAGCCTTGATCGACGAAACTCTCTGCACCGGCTGCACCCTGTGTGCGCAGATCTGTCCGGTGGAGGCGATTCACCTCAAGTCCAAGACCGTGAAAGCGTAGGTGAAGCGATGGAAAATAAAAACTACAACATTCTGATAGTGGGCGTCGGCGGCCAGGGAGTTCTTCTGGCCTCGGAGTTGATATCGGAAGCGGCGATGATGCACGGATTCGATGTCAAGAAATCCGAAGTCCACGGTATGTCACAGCGCGGGGGAGTGGTCTCCACGCACGTCAAGATCGGACCGAAAGTTTATTCCCCGACTATCGAATACGGTCAAGTCGACGTGGTGATGGCGTTCGAGGCGGCTGAAGGCCTCCGGGCGCTGGACTGGATGAAGAAGGACGGCGTGGCGATCGTCTCGACCAGTCGCATCGTGCCGGCTATCGTGACGTCCTCGAAGCAGTTCTCCTATCCCGACGATCCGGTCGCGACGATGCGCAAGAAGGCGGCCAATGTGATCGCGGTCGATGCGGACCGGATTGCTCATGAACTGGGTAATCCGCGTCTCGTGAATACGATCCTGTTAGGGGTGCTGTCGAACCATTTGCCGTTCGATTTGTCGCTCTGGCAGGAGACGATCAAGACCAAGGTCAAGCCGAAGTTCGTGGATATCAACCTTCAGGCTTTTGATCGCGGTCGCGCCCTGAAGCTGGAAGACACCCCCGTCTGATAGCATCATGGAAAACGGACTGATTATAATCAATCCCGGTTCCACTTCGACCAAGATGGCTCTGTTCGACGGCGACGTGCTCGTCGCCGAACAGACTATCCGGCACGACGGAGCCGAACTAAGCCGGTTCGACAATGTTACCGACCAATTCGATTTTCGCATGCAGGCGATCGATGCCTGGATCGACTCGCTCGATCTGCCGAAGGGACAACCGAAGGCGGTAATCGGACGCGGCGCTCCGTTACGACCGCTCGAAGGCGGCACGTATAAAATTACCGACCTGCTTCTCGACGATCTGCGAACGATGCGGTGGTCCAACCATGCCTCGAACCTCGGATCGATCATTGCCGAACATCTCGGTCGTCGTTACGGCATTCCCAGCATGATTGCCGATCCCGTTACCGTGGACAATTTCATCGAGGTGGCCCGCATTTCGGGGGTACCGGAAATCGAACGCAAGTGCCGGGTGCATGCTCTCAATATCAAAGAGGTTTGTCGCCGCGAGGCGGAGAAACTCGGGAAAAAACTGACCGAGGTCAATTTCGTGGCCGTACACATGGGAGGCGGCATATCGGTGGCGGCGCTGCAGAGAGGGAAGGTTATCGATGTCAATGATGCCCTCCACGGTATGGGGCCGTTTTCACCGGACCGGGCCGGAGCGTTGCCGATAGGCGGGCTGGTCAAGCTCTGTTTCTCGGGCAAGTACGACGAAAAACAGCTAATGGCCAAACTGTCCCGGGAATCGGGACTGACGGCCTATGTCGGTAGTTCGGATCTGCGCGAGGTAGAGAAGATGATCGAGGCCGGGGATGAAAAGGCCCTGCTTTATTTCAACGCGATGGCTTACCAGATCGCCAAGGAGATCGGTCAGGCGGCGGTGGCGCTGGCCGGAAAGTTCGAGGCGATCGTGATGACCGGCGGTATGGCCAATTCCCGGCGGCTGGTTGACGAGATTCAAAAATACTGCGGTTTCCTGGGGAAGGTGATTGTCGTTCCGGGCGAATTCGAGATGGAAGCGCTGGCGGCGGCGGGAATGCGCTTCCTGCGCGGCGAAGAACAGCTCAAGGAGTATTGAGCCAATGACGGATAAACCGATACAGTCCGCCGATGAAATCATCGCGCGGGCGATTGCGATAGCGAACGAAGGCCGTAAAAAGCGAGTGGCCGTGGCGGCGGCGCAGGATGCCGATGTGATCGGAGCGGTTGCGCAGGCCCAGGCCGATGGATTTCTGGATGCCACTCTGGTGGGCGACGGCGAGAAGATTAAAGCGCTGGCCAATGAGCACGGAATCGATATCGGCCGTCTGGAACTGGTCAACGAACCGGATGTTCCCACGGCGGCGCATAAAGCGGTGGCGCTGGCGTCCGCCGGAAACGCCGATGCGATCATGAAGGGCTTTCTGCCGACTTCGGCGCTGCTGAAAGCCGTGCTGGATAAACGTTACGGTCTGCGGGGCGACAACACCCTGAGTCATTGCGCGGTGTTGGATATTCCGGGGCGTCACAAGCTGCTGAATTTCACCGACGGCGGTATGGTGGTTCGGCCCGATCCTGCGACCAAGTATCAAATTATCGAGAATGCCGTTCTGGTGGCGCAGGCGCTGGGATTGTCGCCGGTGAAGGTAGCAGTGTCGGCTACGGTCAAGAAAGCCACCAAGACGATTCCACACACCATGACGGATGTCGATTATGTTATTCCCGAAGCCCGCAAACGGTTGAACGATGTCCTGATTGCCGGTCCGATGCCGGTCGATATTGCCATGTCGCCCGAGGCGGCCAAGGCTTACGGAGTGACCGACCCGGTGGCGGGAGACGCCGATGTGTTCGTCGTCGATTCGATCGAGGAATGCAACATCATCTGCAAATCGCTTTTCCAATTCCCCAAGGCGATTTTCTCCGGTGTGATTGTCGGCGCCCGTGTGCCGGTCTCGCTGGTGTCGCGCACCGATACGGTCAAGAACAAGAAATCATCGCTGGCTTTGGCCTGTCTGCTGGCCGATTACTACGCTCTCAATGATGTGTTCGGCAAGGGGGAGAATTGACATGAACGACACGCGCATTATTCCGGATGTGAGTAATTTCGAAGAACTACTGGACCGCGCCAAAGCTCGAACCGCCGAAAAGAAGCCGCGAGCGGCGCTGGTGGTCCCCTCGGCGGTTCCCTGGCTGCGAGCCGCAGCACAAGCGGTGGAGCAGGGGATAATCGATCTGACCGTTGTCGGCGACGAGAAGCTGTATCATGACAAATGCCGTGAGGCCGAAGTCTCACTCGATGTTCCGGTGATCGATATCAATCAACCGGATCAGGCGTTCGTTACGGCGGCCCAGATGGCGGCCAAAGGCGACCTTGA
This is a stretch of genomic DNA from Candidatus Zixiibacteriota bacterium. It encodes these proteins:
- a CDS encoding phosphate acyltransferase, which translates into the protein MTDKPIQSADEIIARAIAIANEGRKKRVAVAAAQDADVIGAVAQAQADGFLDATLVGDGEKIKALANEHGIDIGRLELVNEPDVPTAAHKAVALASAGNADAIMKGFLPTSALLKAVLDKRYGLRGDNTLSHCAVLDIPGRHKLLNFTDGGMVVRPDPATKYQIIENAVLVAQALGLSPVKVAVSATVKKATKTIPHTMTDVDYVIPEARKRLNDVLIAGPMPVDIAMSPEAAKAYGVTDPVAGDADVFVVDSIEECNIICKSLFQFPKAIFSGVIVGARVPVSLVSRTDTVKNKKSSLALACLLADYYALNDVFGKGEN
- the buk gene encoding butyrate kinase; translation: MENGLIIINPGSTSTKMALFDGDVLVAEQTIRHDGAELSRFDNVTDQFDFRMQAIDAWIDSLDLPKGQPKAVIGRGAPLRPLEGGTYKITDLLLDDLRTMRWSNHASNLGSIIAEHLGRRYGIPSMIADPVTVDNFIEVARISGVPEIERKCRVHALNIKEVCRREAEKLGKKLTEVNFVAVHMGGGISVAALQRGKVIDVNDALHGMGPFSPDRAGALPIGGLVKLCFSGKYDEKQLMAKLSRESGLTAYVGSSDLREVEKMIEAGDEKALLYFNAMAYQIAKEIGQAAVALAGKFEAIVMTGGMANSRRLVDEIQKYCGFLGKVIVVPGEFEMEALAAAGMRFLRGEEQLKEY
- a CDS encoding indolepyruvate oxidoreductase subunit beta, encoding MENKNYNILIVGVGGQGVLLASELISEAAMMHGFDVKKSEVHGMSQRGGVVSTHVKIGPKVYSPTIEYGQVDVVMAFEAAEGLRALDWMKKDGVAIVSTSRIVPAIVTSSKQFSYPDDPVATMRKKAANVIAVDADRIAHELGNPRLVNTILLGVLSNHLPFDLSLWQETIKTKVKPKFVDINLQAFDRGRALKLEDTPV